A genomic segment from Streptomyces sp. NBC_01233 encodes:
- a CDS encoding maleylpyruvate isomerase N-terminal domain-containing protein encodes MQNILEFPEVLRLIEDRSAAFRAAIASALDLDVQVPACPDWTLRELAQHLGDGRRRQAAIVAAGPGAEPPARTDPKGAPTAPRDREALDAWLAESTELMLDAMREAGPDRGCWTWWGRSQAPETSGAVARHQIQEIAVHTYDAQLTQGAAQPLPTDVAVEGVDEFLTTVSATTVPWPFKPATIDLHTTEGRSWRLTLNADGVRCDDLAADAEPGDMAMRGAASELVLYFYERVPLDGLETTGDTEPMEQLADWDPNA; translated from the coding sequence GTGCAAAACATTTTGGAGTTCCCCGAGGTCCTGCGGCTGATCGAAGACCGCTCGGCCGCGTTCCGCGCCGCGATCGCGTCCGCCCTCGACCTTGACGTCCAGGTCCCGGCCTGCCCGGACTGGACGCTGCGCGAACTGGCGCAGCACCTCGGCGACGGCCGCCGCCGCCAGGCCGCCATCGTCGCGGCGGGCCCGGGCGCTGAGCCCCCGGCGAGGACGGACCCGAAGGGCGCCCCGACCGCGCCCCGCGACCGCGAAGCCCTGGACGCCTGGCTCGCCGAGTCGACCGAGCTCATGCTCGACGCGATGCGCGAGGCCGGCCCGGACCGCGGCTGCTGGACCTGGTGGGGCCGCTCGCAGGCCCCGGAGACCAGCGGAGCCGTGGCCCGGCACCAGATCCAGGAGATCGCCGTCCACACCTACGACGCCCAGCTCACCCAGGGGGCCGCACAGCCGCTGCCGACGGACGTCGCGGTCGAGGGCGTCGACGAGTTCCTGACGACCGTCTCGGCGACGACCGTCCCCTGGCCGTTCAAGCCGGCGACCATCGACCTGCACACGACCGAGGGCCGCTCCTGGCGCCTGACCCTCAACGCCGACGGCGTCCGCTGCGACGACCTCGCCGCCGACGCGGAGCCGGGCGACATGGCGATGCGAGGCGCAGCGAGCGAACTGGTCCTCTACTTCTACGAGCGCGTCCCGCTCGACGGCCTGGAGACCACCGGCGACACCGAGCCGATGGAGCAGCTCGCAGACTGGGACCCGAACGCGTAA
- a CDS encoding isopenicillin N synthase family dioxygenase produces MVGSPVPVIDLGPWRSGGAQDRARTAARVDDALRAAGFLLVTGHGVDPALPARIREAARALFRLPAAAKEPYAVTVGGRGWLGPGAEANSYAEGTASPPDLKESWSLAADDPTGDPAVDAEWFRPNAWPAEVPELRPLVTEYLGLMRALSDELLGLLAAALGLAEDHFTRHTSHPTWGFNVNWYPGTETVGPPLPGQFRIGAHTDFGTVTVLDRQLGAGGLQIHTDADGWQDAPYDPAALTVNIGDLMARWTGDRWRAGRHRVLPPPADTPAEELISLVYFYECDAHTRVESLPAPVGRVVHDPVDSHAYLRGKLDAISVTEGG; encoded by the coding sequence ATGGTCGGTTCCCCGGTCCCCGTGATCGATCTCGGGCCGTGGCGGTCCGGCGGAGCGCAGGACCGCGCCCGTACGGCAGCGCGCGTCGACGATGCCCTGCGCGCGGCCGGCTTCCTGCTCGTGACCGGCCACGGCGTGGACCCCGCGCTGCCCGCGCGGATCAGGGAGGCGGCGCGCGCGCTCTTCCGGCTGCCGGCAGCCGCGAAGGAGCCGTACGCCGTCACGGTCGGCGGCCGGGGCTGGCTCGGCCCCGGCGCGGAGGCCAACAGCTACGCCGAGGGCACAGCCTCGCCCCCCGACCTCAAGGAGTCCTGGTCTCTGGCGGCGGACGATCCCACCGGCGACCCCGCCGTGGACGCCGAGTGGTTCCGGCCCAACGCCTGGCCCGCCGAGGTGCCGGAGCTGCGGCCGCTGGTGACGGAGTACCTGGGCCTGATGCGGGCCCTCTCCGACGAACTGCTGGGACTCCTGGCCGCCGCCCTCGGCCTCGCCGAGGACCACTTCACGCGCCACACCTCCCACCCCACCTGGGGGTTCAACGTGAACTGGTACCCCGGCACGGAGACCGTCGGCCCGCCGCTGCCCGGCCAGTTCCGCATCGGTGCGCACACCGACTTCGGTACGGTCACGGTCCTCGACCGGCAGCTCGGCGCGGGCGGTCTGCAGATCCACACCGATGCCGACGGCTGGCAGGACGCGCCCTACGACCCGGCCGCCCTCACCGTCAACATCGGCGACCTGATGGCCCGCTGGACGGGCGACCGCTGGCGCGCGGGACGCCACCGGGTACTGCCCCCGCCCGCCGACACCCCGGCCGAGGAACTGATCTCGCTCGTGTACTTCTACGAATGCGACGCCCACACCCGGGTGGAGTCCCTCCCGGCCCCCGTCGGCCGGGTGGTGCACGACCCCGTCGACTCCCACGCGTACCTGCGCGGCAAGCTCGACGCGATCAGCGTGACGGAGGGGGGATGA
- a CDS encoding xanthine dehydrogenase family protein molybdopterin-binding subunit produces the protein MPAHTALGTPTVRAEGPDKLTGAARYAADHTPPGCAHAWPVPATVARGRVTAVDIAAALELPGVLAVLTPYDAPRLGPADDPTLRLLQDTAVPHRGWYVALAVADTPEGARAAAEAVRISYAPEPHDVGFREDHPGVYVPEEANGGYPAEREQGDPDAALAAAPVRIECAYGVPALHNHPMEPHAATAAWDAGRGRLTVYDSSQGADLVRRTLSTLFGLPEEHVHVVCEHIGGGFGCKGTPRPHVVLAVMAALHTGRPVKLALPRRQLAATVGYRSPTLHRIALGARRDGTLTALTHTVTTQTSRVREFVEQAAVPARVMYAVPDIRTTHRVVALDVPTPSWMRAPGETPGMYALESAMDELADELGMDPVELRIRNEPTREPDSGRPFSSRNLVACLREGTDRFGWAAARTPRREGPLLVGAGMAAATYPVWIAPSTARASARPDGTYLVEIDATDLGTGARTVLAQVAADALDVPLASVTAAIGHTGLPAASLAGGSSGTASWGWAVHDACTALAAELARHRGPLPPEGLSAFADTTASVRQESPYARHAFGAHFAEVQVDTVTGEVRVRRLLGVYAAGRILNPTTARSQFIGGMVMGLGMALTEHSGVDPAHGDFAESDLAAYHVPANADVRAVEAHWIDEDDAHLTPVGGKGIGEIGIVGVAAAIGNAVRHATGRRLRELPLTPDRVLAALG, from the coding sequence ATGCCCGCGCACACCGCACTCGGTACGCCCACCGTCCGCGCCGAGGGCCCGGACAAGCTCACGGGCGCCGCGCGCTACGCCGCCGACCACACCCCGCCCGGCTGCGCCCACGCCTGGCCCGTGCCCGCCACCGTCGCGCGCGGCCGGGTCACCGCCGTGGACATCGCCGCCGCGCTCGAACTGCCCGGCGTCCTCGCCGTCCTCACCCCGTACGACGCACCCCGCCTGGGCCCGGCGGACGACCCCACCCTGCGGCTGCTCCAGGACACCGCCGTCCCGCACCGCGGCTGGTACGTGGCCCTGGCCGTCGCCGACACCCCGGAGGGCGCGCGCGCCGCCGCCGAGGCGGTACGGATCAGCTACGCGCCCGAACCGCACGACGTCGGCTTCCGCGAGGACCACCCCGGCGTGTACGTACCCGAGGAGGCCAACGGCGGCTATCCCGCCGAGCGCGAACAGGGCGACCCCGACGCGGCGCTCGCCGCCGCGCCCGTACGGATCGAGTGCGCCTACGGCGTGCCGGCCCTGCACAACCACCCCATGGAGCCGCACGCCGCCACCGCCGCCTGGGACGCCGGGCGCGGGCGGCTGACCGTGTACGACTCCAGCCAGGGGGCCGACCTGGTCCGCAGGACGCTGTCCACGCTGTTCGGCCTGCCCGAGGAGCACGTCCACGTGGTCTGCGAGCACATCGGGGGCGGCTTCGGATGCAAGGGCACCCCGCGCCCCCACGTGGTCCTGGCGGTCATGGCCGCCCTGCACACCGGACGTCCCGTCAAACTCGCCCTGCCGCGCCGCCAGTTGGCCGCCACCGTCGGCTACCGGTCGCCGACCCTGCACCGGATCGCGCTCGGTGCCCGCCGCGACGGCACCCTCACCGCCCTCACGCACACCGTCACCACCCAGACCTCCCGCGTACGGGAGTTCGTCGAGCAGGCCGCCGTACCCGCCCGGGTCATGTACGCCGTTCCGGACATCCGCACCACCCACCGCGTCGTCGCCCTCGACGTGCCCACCCCCTCCTGGATGCGCGCCCCCGGGGAGACCCCCGGCATGTACGCCCTGGAATCGGCCATGGACGAACTGGCCGACGAGCTCGGCATGGACCCCGTCGAGCTGCGGATCCGCAACGAGCCCACGCGCGAACCCGACAGCGGCCGGCCCTTCAGCAGCAGGAACCTCGTCGCATGCCTGCGGGAGGGCACGGACCGGTTCGGGTGGGCCGCCGCGCGCACCCCGCGCCGCGAGGGGCCGCTGCTCGTCGGCGCCGGCATGGCCGCCGCCACCTACCCCGTCTGGATCGCTCCCTCCACCGCCCGGGCCAGTGCCCGGCCCGACGGCACCTACCTCGTCGAGATCGACGCCACCGACCTCGGGACCGGCGCCCGCACCGTCCTCGCGCAGGTGGCCGCCGACGCCCTCGACGTGCCGCTCGCATCCGTGACGGCGGCCATCGGCCACACCGGCCTGCCCGCGGCCTCGCTCGCCGGGGGCTCCTCCGGAACCGCCTCCTGGGGCTGGGCGGTCCACGACGCCTGCACCGCCCTGGCCGCGGAGCTGGCCCGGCACCGGGGGCCGCTGCCTCCCGAGGGGCTCTCCGCGTTCGCCGACACCACGGCGTCGGTCCGGCAGGAATCCCCGTACGCCCGCCACGCCTTCGGCGCGCACTTCGCCGAGGTCCAGGTCGACACCGTCACGGGCGAGGTGCGGGTACGCCGCCTGCTCGGCGTGTACGCGGCCGGGCGCATCCTCAACCCGACGACGGCCCGGTCGCAGTTCATCGGCGGCATGGTCATGGGCCTCGGCATGGCCCTGACCGAGCACAGCGGCGTCGACCCGGCCCACGGCGACTTCGCCGAGAGCGACCTGGCCGCCTACCACGTGCCCGCGAACGCCGACGTGCGCGCCGTCGAGGCGCACTGGATCGACGAGGACGACGCCCACCTCACCCCGGTGGGAGGCAAGGGCATCGGCGAGATCGGCATCGTCGGAGTCGCCGCCGCGATCGGCAACGCCGTCCGCCACGCCACGGGGCGCCGGCTGCGCGAGCTCCCCCTCACCCCGGACCGGGTACTGGCCGCACTCGGCTGA
- a CDS encoding VOC family protein, translated as MTRDLETAQRFYGAVAGWRFRPARLGEAFSVAYLGRVPVAGIGALAADLGVAVAWTPYFAVDDADVAVDRIRERTGTIAVGPVSFDSGGRAALVADPDGAVFGIWEGAVAADWRAGKGPLPAWLELRTRNALDAAIFYGAVLEWATERPGCCEVSYEEDQVVLRQNGEPVARLNSGPVELASYSPHTRPRWHVHFRVPRLRPAIEAAVALGGRTVSDITSNAVERWVTLRDPDGALFTLTTLLGADTDLS; from the coding sequence ATGACCCGCGACCTCGAGACGGCCCAGCGTTTCTACGGTGCGGTCGCGGGCTGGAGATTCCGGCCGGCCCGCCTCGGCGAGGCCTTTTCGGTGGCGTACCTGGGCCGGGTCCCGGTGGCGGGCATCGGAGCGCTGGCCGCGGATCTGGGGGTCGCGGTGGCCTGGACCCCGTACTTCGCCGTCGACGACGCCGACGTGGCGGTGGACCGCATCCGGGAGCGGACGGGCACCATCGCGGTCGGCCCGGTCTCCTTCGATTCCGGCGGCCGCGCCGCGCTCGTCGCCGACCCCGACGGCGCGGTCTTCGGGATCTGGGAGGGCGCTGTGGCGGCGGACTGGCGGGCGGGCAAGGGCCCGCTGCCGGCCTGGCTGGAACTGCGTACCCGCAACGCCCTCGACGCGGCGATCTTCTACGGCGCGGTCCTCGAATGGGCCACCGAACGCCCCGGGTGCTGCGAGGTCTCCTACGAGGAGGACCAGGTCGTGCTGCGGCAGAACGGTGAGCCCGTGGCCCGCCTGAACAGCGGCCCCGTCGAGCTCGCCTCCTACTCCCCGCACACCAGGCCCCGCTGGCACGTCCACTTCCGCGTGCCCAGGCTCCGGCCGGCTATCGAGGCCGCCGTCGCGCTGGGTGGACGCACGGTCTCGGACATCACCTCGAACGCGGTGGAGCGGTGGGTGACGCTCCGCGACCCGGACGGGGCCCTGTTCACCCTCACCACCCTGCTCGGCGCGGACACGGACCTGAGCTGA